The Gimibacter soli genome includes a region encoding these proteins:
- a CDS encoding class I adenylate-forming enzyme family protein → MHSIHERIHDHIEAGAAASPDHVIWYLGEDGWSHARIKQAVDSFATSLLALGYKPGDRVGLLALNQPEWLVAFIACCKLGLTAVGLSVRYKPDEITFILGQSGARGVVTLKAFGEVDYAALFEGLKARVPSLRDVIVIGDAASLAFHDLAAKAPDVAAIAAADAGVHGATPCMIIYTSGTTGRPKGATLTHRSILASAYAQVQHTGLSRADSLPLVLPLNHVGGLVCGAMASLVAGAQMHLIPGFSPALLIDLLSRTKITVLGAVPTMYTLLLAQPAFATLDMGGLRLALVGAAAPTHELIGAMRASFPHAEIMNVYGMSETSGIVVMNDPGESADHIAASIGRPLGSFEARIAGEDGALLPPGKIGELQMRGDAVIAAYHALPDATAETFIDGGWIRTGDLAYRDVDGRIFLKGRRKEMYIQGGFNVYPVEVENVLADHPAVMIAAGIGVPDAILGEVGKYFIIPRPGVAPTADELIAHCRDHLADYKVPRIIEFHAELPLTPAGKVMKAALQ, encoded by the coding sequence TTGCACAGCATTCACGAGCGGATTCACGACCATATCGAGGCAGGCGCCGCCGCATCGCCCGATCATGTCATCTGGTATCTGGGCGAAGACGGCTGGAGCCATGCCCGCATCAAACAGGCGGTTGACAGCTTCGCCACGTCGCTTCTTGCACTTGGCTACAAACCGGGTGACCGGGTCGGTCTTCTCGCGCTCAATCAGCCTGAATGGCTTGTCGCTTTCATCGCCTGTTGCAAGCTCGGCCTCACCGCAGTTGGCCTCAGTGTGCGCTACAAGCCCGATGAAATTACCTTCATCCTTGGGCAATCGGGCGCTCGCGGTGTGGTGACGCTGAAAGCCTTTGGCGAGGTCGACTACGCGGCGCTTTTTGAAGGCCTGAAGGCGCGGGTGCCGTCCCTTCGCGACGTGATCGTGATCGGCGATGCTGCATCGCTTGCCTTCCACGATCTTGCAGCAAAGGCACCGGACGTTGCAGCAATCGCTGCCGCTGATGCTGGTGTGCACGGCGCCACGCCCTGCATGATCATCTATACCTCCGGCACCACCGGGCGCCCCAAGGGGGCGACGCTCACCCACCGCAGCATTCTTGCCTCGGCCTACGCCCAGGTGCAGCATACGGGGCTAAGCCGCGCCGACAGCCTGCCGCTTGTCCTGCCGCTCAATCATGTGGGCGGGCTCGTGTGCGGGGCGATGGCCTCGCTGGTGGCGGGGGCACAGATGCACCTCATTCCCGGCTTCTCGCCCGCGTTGCTGATCGACCTTCTGTCGCGCACAAAAATCACCGTCCTGGGGGCGGTGCCGACCATGTATACGCTGCTTCTGGCGCAGCCCGCGTTCGCGACGCTCGATATGGGCGGCCTGCGCCTCGCGCTTGTCGGTGCGGCAGCACCTACCCACGAACTGATCGGTGCGATGCGTGCGAGCTTCCCGCATGCCGAAATCATGAATGTTTACGGCATGAGCGAAACATCCGGCATCGTCGTGATGAATGATCCGGGCGAAAGCGCGGACCATATCGCCGCCTCTATCGGGCGCCCGCTTGGCAGCTTTGAAGCGCGGATTGCGGGTGAGGATGGCGCGCTGCTGCCCCCCGGCAAGATCGGTGAACTGCAGATGCGCGGGGACGCGGTCATCGCCGCCTATCACGCCCTTCCCGATGCCACGGCCGAGACCTTCATCGACGGCGGCTGGATCCGCACGGGCGATCTCGCTTACCGCGATGTGGACGGCCGCATCTTCCTGAAGGGCCGGCGCAAGGAGATGTATATCCAGGGCGGTTTCAATGTTTACCCTGTGGAAGTCGAGAATGTACTCGCCGACCATCCGGCCGTGATGATCGCCGCCGGGATCGGGGTGCCGGACGCCATATTGGGCGAAGTCGGGAAATATTTTATCATTCCGCGTCCCGGTGTTGCCCCCACTGCCGACGAGCTGATCGCCCATTGCCGCGACCATCTCGCCGACTACAAGGTGCCGCGCATCATCGAGTTCCACGCCGAGCTGCCGCTGACCCCCGCGGGCAAGGTGATGAAGGCCGCACTCCAGTAG
- a CDS encoding substrate-binding periplasmic protein, whose protein sequence is MTRRTMMQNAVKGLAVIVAGLWASVARADDAAPLTEITLYTAHNPPHSMRDAATGEYRGIGHDIVTELLRRAGVSYDIVQMPIERALAAVDEDPAACFFIMNHTPERADRFAWVKPISTGGWGVFKLKGSPITVTSVDDLKQYLIVTRNQVAVTSYVDSIGIESVKVDTTAKMLELLFVGRAQLLIYGTRDTPRLVAASGHEPLELALQLTHTEIGMGCNPAMSTDLIARLNEINAGLDDVREAAYARY, encoded by the coding sequence ATGACCAGACGGACGATGATGCAGAATGCAGTGAAAGGACTGGCAGTTATTGTTGCCGGCCTCTGGGCGAGCGTTGCCCGCGCGGATGATGCAGCACCGCTCACCGAGATCACTCTTTATACCGCGCACAATCCGCCGCATTCGATGCGCGACGCGGCAACGGGCGAGTATCGGGGCATTGGTCACGACATTGTCACCGAATTGCTGCGCCGGGCCGGGGTTTCCTACGATATTGTCCAGATGCCTATCGAGCGTGCGCTTGCAGCGGTCGACGAAGACCCGGCGGCCTGCTTCTTCATCATGAACCATACGCCCGAGCGGGCCGATCGCTTTGCCTGGGTGAAGCCGATCTCTACCGGTGGCTGGGGTGTGTTCAAGCTGAAGGGTTCGCCAATCACCGTCACATCAGTCGATGACCTGAAACAGTATCTGATCGTCACCCGCAACCAGGTGGCGGTGACCAGCTATGTTGACAGTATCGGTATTGAATCCGTGAAGGTGGATACGACCGCCAAGATGCTGGAGCTTCTGTTTGTAGGTCGCGCGCAGCTCCTGATCTATGGCACGCGCGATACGCCGCGCCTTGTGGCGGCCTCGGGCCATGAGCCGCTGGAGCTTGCCCTGCAATTGACCCACACGGAAATCGGCATGGGCTGCAATCCCGCCATGTCGACTGATCTCATCGCGCGCCTCAACGAAATCAATGCGGGCCTCGATGACGTCCGCGAGGCGGCTTACGCGCGCTACTGA